The Pyxidicoccus trucidator genomic sequence CGGCGGCCGGGCCGGTGGCGCTGGCCACGCTGATGTTCCGGGCGCAGGTGGTGGTGGACGGGAGCGTGCGGGAGGTGACGGGCGAGGTGCCCATCCTCGCGCACCTGGCCCCGGCCGCGGAGTCGGCGGCGTCGGCGGCGGACAAGAACGTGCTGGCCCAGACGAGCCGCCTGCGCATCGCGCGTGTGAAGGACCAGGCCATCGAGCTGGCGGACAAGGGGGACCTGCCCTCGGCCTCCCGGCGTCTGCGCGAGGTCATCTCCGAGCTGTCACTCCTCCTGGACAAGGCGTCCTACGAGCTCTCCGAGGAGGTGGAGCAACTGGCGCACTACGCGCAGCGGCTGGAGTCGCGCACGTACGACGCGGTGATTCGCAAGGAGCTGAGGGACCAGTCGTATCAGGCGGGCACGCGCAACCGTGGGGACCTGGCGCTGCGTGGGACGGCGGGAGGCTCGGCGGACAGCCTGGAGGCCGTGAGCGACGCGGGCGGCGGCATCGTGCTGGAGTGTGTGCGCGAGGGCGGCAAGCTGCGCGTACACACCGTCTCCCCGGGGCATGACACGAGCTTCAACGTGCAGTTCCCCCGGAGCGCGCGCGAGGAAGGCGTGCGCTACGTGGTGGAGAAGCTGGAGACGTCCGGAGACGGCACCTTCTACCGGGTGGTGGGGAACATCAAGCGGCTGGTGGTGCCGGGACAGGAGCGGTCCGCGAAGAGCCAGGGTGCGGCCCCGGCGAGCAAGGGCAAGCCCACGGCCTCGAAGGTGACGGCGAGCTCGGCGGCGGACCTGCCCACGACGACCAGCGTGGGCACGGGCGTCATCATCCAGTGCGTCAAGGAGGGCAGCAAGCTGCGCGCCCGCGTCGTGTCGGACGGCTACGACCCGGACCTCAACATCCGCTTCCCGCGCGACATCCGAGAGGAGAACGTCCTCTACGTGGTGGACGAAATCATCACCATGGCCAATGGCAGCTCCTACATCGCCTGCGGCGACATCCGCCGGCTGGTGCAGTAGGGACACGCGCTCCCGCGCGCCACTGAAGCAATCGGGGCCGGAAGCCGCTGGGAACCCAGCGGTCTCCGGCCCCGGTGCTATTCAGGCCTCACGTGAGCCCCTGGCTCAGGGGAAGTAGTTCCAGACCTGCGCGCGGGTGCCGTTGCAATCCCAGAGCTGGGTTTTGGTGCCGTTGGCCGAGGAGCCATTCCGGGCGTCGAGGCACCGGCCCGAGCCCCCGAGGATGGGGCCGCTCAGGTGCCAGCGCTGGTTCGTCTGGCCATTGCAGTCGTACAGCACCGCGCTGGTGCCGTTCCCGCCATTGGCGGCGTAGACATCCAGGCACTTGCTGGCGAGCCCGCGCACCCGGCCCCCAGCCTCCAGAGTCCACTTCTGGGCGGCCGTGCCGTTGCAGTCCCAGAGCTGGATGGTCGTGTTGTTGGCGCTGTTGCCTCCGGTGACTTCCAGGCACTTGCCGCTGGAATGGCGGATGTCGCCGCCGGTGGTCAGGGTCCACTTCTGGGAGCTACCGCTGTGACAGTCCCAGAGGTGCGTCTTCGCGCCAGCGGCGGTGCTGCCGTTGACGACGTCCAGGCACTTGCCGTTGAAGCCACCGATCGCGACATTCGAGAAGGACCATTTCTGGCCACCGATGCCACCGTTGCAGTCGTAGATCTGCGTATCAGTGCCGTTGGCCGTCCCCCCGTAGTAGCTGTCGAGGCACCGGCCACTGTTGGTGTTGCGCAGGGAGTCGTTGGTCTGGCGCGCCCACTTCTGGGACGGATAGGAGTTCATGTTGCAGTCATACAGCTCCGTCCGGGTCCAGTTGGAAGGGTAGCCGAAGCCGACGTCCAGGCACTTGCCGTCGATGCCGACGATGGAGCCGGGCCTGGCGCCGTAGACCTTCTGCACCGCCTGGATGTCCAGCGGGCTGAGCTTCCCGTAGTCGTTCCAGTAGCCGGGGCTGCAATAGTTCATGATGGAGTCGATGTCATAGGGGCTCAGGATGGTGTCCCCCTGCGTCTCCCCACCAGGCTGCAGATTGTTGCACCGCACGGTGCCGGTCACCGGGTCCACGTTGTCGGGCCGGGCCTGCTCGTGGGCGAAGCCCAGCGCATGGCCGAACTCGTGGACGGCGATGGCCTTGGTGCACTTCTCCAGCGTGCCCTGGCAGGACTGGCCCCAGTTCACGTAGGTGAAGTTGAGGGCCAGGCGGTTCCACCACAAACCCAGGTCCGTCCCCAGTCCGTCGGTGTGGGGCGCGCTGCCGGCGACGTCTTCAATCTTGATCTTGATACCGCCCACGAAGGAGCCGCACTGGCCCCAGCCCGTGAAGGTGAGGTCGGCCTGGCGTCCCCAGGTCTCCTCCACCACGCTCCGCACCCACGCGCGCGACGTGTTCTGCGCCGCGTTGGAGTAGTCAGGATTGTCCCAGCACACGGGGATGGTGCGGTTGAGCCAGATCTTCGTCGACAGGACGTAGAGCGAGTCCTTCTGGGTCCTCAGCACGGGCTCGGCGCCCCAGCCGGACTCCTCCGACGAGCGGGACGGCTCCTCTGCTGCGTAGCCACAACCCCCGAGCAGCCCGGCCAGCGCAACCGTGGACAGGACCTTGCGCGACAGGGTCATGAATGCCCGCGCGGGCGCTTCGCCTTGATGAATCGACATGGTGTTCCCCCTCTGCATGTGTTGACGACGGCAATCCCTCCCAAAAGGGACTGCCACCGGCGTGTAACATGCTTTGTTTACGGAAATATAGATGTGTGTGTATTTCCGTATTTAGGAGAAACCAGGAGGTTGTCGAGCTCGATTTCACCCACCGTGATCGCGGGGTGATGCGTCGACGTCACGTGAGACGTGGGACTGTCTTTTCAGAAGGGGACGTCGTGGATGCCGCGGTCGTGGTCGCCCCCCCGGAACGCGGGGGGCGGCCAGGACGTGGGCAGGACGGGCGCCGGACTGCTAGGGCGAGAGCTGCGGCGGCAGGGGGGGCTCCAGGTCGGGGTCGCCCTCGCCCGCGAGGCTGCTGAGGGCCACGTCCACCCGTCCGCGCGAGCCGAAGAGCTGGATGCGCACCGTCCACGTGCCGGGCAGCCCGGGGTGCGTCTGGTTGTCCAGCTGGTACTCCACCGGGGTGGAGTAGAGAGGCTGGTCGGCCGCGTCCAGCACCGTCACCGCTCCCTGCCCGTGGTGCATGAAGCTGCGGTGCGAGACGGAGGCCCGGCCCTCCGGGTTGACCCAGCGCACGACCACCTCGTCGTGCACGTTGTCCAGCTCGAAGGCCTGGAAGCGGAAGGCGCCAGGCTCGTTGTCGGTGAGGGCGCCGTTCTCCTCGCCCAGCGTCTTGATGGTGGAGTCCGCGCACCCCACGCAGGCGGCGAGCAGCAGCGGCACGAGGACTCTGGCCGCGGTGCGCTGAGCCGTGGGCTTCATGGGGTCCACCTCGGCCCCGCGAGCGAGGCGAAGATGCGGAACTGCCGGCCGGTCTGGGACACGTCCGCGAAGGCGTCGTACCGGCTATCGCGCTGGTACCACGTGAAGATGGCGCCCAGGCCCACCTGCCCGATGACGAAGAAGCGCCCCTCGAGCTGGAGGCCCAGCTGCTGGTGGTCGCCGTTGAAGCCGCTGAGCACCGGTTGCCAGAGGTAGCGCCCGGTGGCCCGCAGCAGGGCGCGGTTCGCCCAGGAGGCCCGCAGCTCGGCGCGCCCGCCCATGCCCACGCCGTAGTCGTAGTCGCGCCCCTCCTCGGTCACGAAGTAGTCGGAGCGAACGGCCGAGATGGGCATGGGGGTGGCGAGCAGCTCGGCCTCGAGCCGGAAGCCCGCGGGCAAGCCCCAGCGCGACACGGGCCCGAGCGCGAAGCCCTGGCCGCCGAACTCGAGCGAGGGCGAGGCGAAGAAGTCGTAGGTGATGAAGGCGGCCAGCTGGTGCTCCGTCCCCTCGCTGCGCCGCAGCTGCTTCGCGCCCAGGTTCCCACGCGACTGCAGCTGGGTGAAGCGCCTCGTCCCCTCTGCCTGCCTGGACATCAACCCCAGTCGCAGGTCGAAGGTGCTGAAGGGCGCGCCGTCCAGGTCGGAGACCGGGTCGCCGTACACCAGCTCGCCCGCGAAGTAGGCGTGGCCCAGCTCGCTCTGCACCTGGTCCGTGGTCGTGCCCACCGTGTGGCCATAGCCCAGGTCCAGCATCGCGAAGACGCGGCCTGGCCGGAACTCCGCCGGGTTCTCCGCCACGCGCCAGGCATGCCCGTCCACGAGGCGGTTGAAGCCGCGCACCGGGTTGATGACGGCGGCGCCCACCTCGCGCGCCACGCGCTCTCGTCCCGTCACCCGGTTGTCCAGCACCAGTGAGGACAAGCGCCAGAGCGTCTCGCCCAGGGTGATGCCCCCCAGGCTGGTGTTCCAGAAGTCGTTGGGCGAGGGCGCCCACGTCTCGGCGAACAGCTCCCACATCAGGCTGCCCCCGAAGGCCCAGGGGGCGGACTGCCAGAAGTTGTAGCCGTTGGCGCGCGCGGAGTTGAAGTAGAGGCTGCCGTGGTACGGGTGGCTGAACTGGTTGTTGATGAACTGGTTGTTGTCCCACTGCCACGGATTCTCGACGTTCGTCGCCCAGCTGGCGGGGCTGATCTTCGCCCACTCGGCATCTTGCACGATGATGTTGAACGAGGAGGGGATTGCCTGGGTGAGCATCAGCTCCCCGAACGCGCGCCAGGGCCGGGGCTCCACCTCGCAGTCCGGGCAGGAGCGGGGCGGGGCTGGCTGTGCGAGGGGCGCGTCCGCGGGAGGGCTCGCCTGCGCGCCGAGCCCCCACAGCAGGAGGAGCACCACAGCCAGGGCGCCGAGCAGATGTCGTGTCATCGTGGGCTCCGGGGCGCGAGCGGGTGGGGGAACCAAGGTGGGCCGCGTGCCCGGCGGGCGCACGCTGTCGTCCGGAGCGAGCCCGGTGTGCGCTGGGAGACAGCCCGCGCCGTCATCGAACGTCGGCGCGGCTCCAGCGAAGCGTCAGCCCGGCATGGCCGGTCAGCTGCCGGCGGCCTTCACTCAGGTCGAGCGGAAGCTCGAGGCCGCCCTCTGCTCGCAGCTCGAGGGACGGACGCAGACGGAACGCCACGCCCAGCGAGCCGCCCGGTAGGGCAAGCAGGTGCGAACCGTTGAACCTGCCTTGAAAGGTGGTGAGCGGTCCCGCGAAGGCCCCCATCAGCGAGGCTCCCCCGGTGACGGTCCACGCTCGACTGAGCCGATAGTCGAGCAGCGTCTTCGCCCCGAGACGAAAATTGACGGGCTCCGTGGAGTTGTTGGTGACGGGCACGTACCAGACACCCGCGCTCGGGGCGAGCGACCATGTCCATGAGGACCGCTCGACGAGCCGATGCCGGGTCCCGAGCTCGAGGCCCAGGAGACAGAGGCGACCGCCCCAGTCCAGGTTCTCGCTGACCCCCTTGCGGAAGGTGAGCTCGGGACTGGGCAGATACCCCCGCTCCCGGCCGTGCTCGTAGGCGAGCGCGTTCAGTGAAACGCCAACCTCGGTCGTCCCCACGGGGGTCGTCGCCGCGCCGAGGTTCTGCGCTCCGCTCAGACAGCCAGGGGCGAAGAGGAGAAGCCCACCCACCCACAGTCCCCGTAGGGCGTGCCGCGGGCTCAGGGCGGCCATGCGAAGCGCACCCAGACCGGAAAGTGATCGCTCCCAGCGGGGCGTGTGTCCACGCCGCGCTCCACCGGAGAGAGGCCCCGGACGAAGACGGAGTCGAGCGGCAGGCCGCCGATGATGGAGTCCACGGTGTCACCCACTCCTTCCGAGGCCCATTGGAATCCTCGCTCCGAGAACAGCTTCACGGTCTGCTCGAGGCTTCCCGGGTCGGAGGTGTTGAAGTCGCCAGCGATGACCTGCAACGGCCCCGTCCCGTCGACCGCGTCGATGATGGTCTCCACCTGATCGAGCCGTCCGCCGAGCCCGACGGTGGGGGTCGCGTTGTGCACGGAGACCACCTGTACGGGTGTCCCTCGTAGGTCCAGCGTCGCGACGACGGCGATGCGGTGGCGCTGGTGGTACGGGTCGTCATGGGGGAGGTTGATCTTCGAGTCAGCGGTGATTGGCCACCGGCTCAACACCGCATTTCCAAAGTCATCGCCATCCACATGCACGGAGGCGGGGTAGTAGACGTAGGCCAGCCCGAGCTCACTGGCGATCCTGTCCACGGCGGGCGCGTCCATCTCCTGCATCGCGATGACGTCCGCCCCTGCGAGCGGAGGTCTCGTGAGGGCCGTTATCGCCTCGGAGACCTGCTCAGCGAAGGCGAGGTTGAACGTCACGACGGTGACCGAGGAGGGCTCCTCCGCGGAGCCGGGAGGCAGATAGTCTCCGCTGTATCTCGGTCCGGTCTCATCGGTGTAGTTCTCCGCGAGCGGGCACGCGGTCTGGAGCGCGAGCAAGAGAAGCGCCCACAGGGGCACGACGCGCGGGCCGGGCGGTACTTCCTGCTCGAACGCCCTTCTCCGCTGGAGGGCCTGTCGCAGGTTCTTCATCCCCGCTAGGTATTGAGCGGGCGCGCCGGGGCCCACTGTCCGCGAGGGCCCCTCGATGCACGGGACCCGATACTGGGAGGCCTGTCGAGGGGGCGGGCTCCTTCGATGGAGCCAGGCTCCGGGTTGCTTCATAACTCCAGCAAAACATACACTCCGTGTGAAACCTGATTTTCAAGGTGTCACCAGGGGGCATGCACATGAAGAGCCGGATGCTGGCGTTGTGTCTCACCGGGCTGCTGGGGCAGGTGGGGTGTGGCGGTTCCGAGGGCGAAGCGACGGGCGTAGAGACTCCCGTGGGCGAGGCCGCGCAGGCCATCCGCGGTAGCCGGGTGAGCTTCAATGGCGACGCCACGTCGGACCTCCTGTGGCGGGAGCAGTCCACGGGGAACATGCTCGTCTGGCTCATGCAGGGGCCCTCGCTGGCGGGAACGGCGACGATGCCCGCGCTCTCGCCCTCGCTGACGGTCCAGGCCGCCTCCGACTTTGGCGGCCCCACGCCGGCCAACGACCTCGTCTACCAGCCGGCCACCGGGGTGGGGGGTGACAACATCCGCTTCCTCAGCGACTCCTTCACCGTCCTCGGACTGGCCCCCATCGCGAACCTGCGGCCGAACGCGAGCTGGTACATCGCCGCCTCCGGGGACTTCAACGTGGACGGGCGGACGGACCTGGTGGTGCACAACCGCGACACGGGGCAGTACTTCTACCGGTACATGAACGGGTCCACGTCCCTGGGGAACTCCGCCATCAGCTCGCGCCCGCTGCCCTGGTTCATCGTGGGCGCGGCGGACATGAACAGGGATGGCAGGACGGACCTCATCTGGCGGCACAGGACCTCGGGCCAGAATGAAATCGCGGTGATGAACAACCTGAGCGTGCTCAGCACCGTCGCCCTGCCCACCATGCCGCTGGGCTTCTATCTCGGCGCCACCGCGGACTACTCGGCGGATGCCCATGTGGACCTCGTCTGGCACAACCCCAGCACGGGGCACGTGGTGCTCTGGTGGATGGGGAGCACGTCGGTGGGGAGCTCCGCGACCATCGGCACGATGGGCTCCGGCTGCCCGACCTGGTTCTCTCAGTCCTCGCCCCCGCCCTCCGTGTACGGCTGCAGGTATCTCGTGGGCCCCCGGTAGCGGCCCCTGCCACAGGGTGGCCCGTCTCCCCTGGGCGCAGTCGCGCCCGGGGCTTCGCCTCGGCTCAGGATTCGGTCATGGTAACGACATGGATTCAACGCAGGCCCGCATCCCGAAAGCTTCTGGCCGTGGAGGTGCTCGCGCGGTGGTTGGAGGCACGCTGTGGAAGACCCACACCTCCCGCTTCGTGCTGGCGCTGGTGGCCATCTCCCTTCCGACGACCATCGTCATCTCGGGAGTGGTCGGAGCGTGGCTGTTCTGGCCGGCCTTCAGCGTCACGACCTTCGTAATCTCGATGGTCGTCGTGGGCTTCATCGTCGGCCTCATCACCCTGTTGTCGTTGATCGTCTGGGTCGATGCGCCCGGGTCCACCTTCCTCAAGCTCCCGTTGCAGCACATCGAGTGCTTCGAGCACGGGGCCACGCTGCGCGATGCGAGCGGCGAGCTCCTGGGCGACCAGTCCGCCGGCACGCTCCGGGTGGTGCGCACCAACATGGTGCATGGACGGGGACTGGTCGGCGCGGTGGCGCTCGAACATGCGGGCGGCACGACCTGGGTCGTGCCATATCAGTTGCTCGGTGCATGGTCGGGAATGCGGGCCGTGGAACATTCGGCGCGCGCGCACCGCATCCAGGATTCGCTGTTCGACGCGCTGTTGAAGCTCGCCGAGTAGCGCCCCCAATCGAGCTTCCGCCTCACGGCCCAGGGGGCTCGGACAGGATGCGCACGTTGAGCGCGCCGTTGGCGAAGAACTGGCTGTTCTGCCCCACGCGGTGCTGCTCCAGCCGGCGCTGCAGGCCGAGGTCGTAGCGGCCGAGCTTCATCAATCCATCGTTGAACCAGCCGTCTCCGTTACCGGAGCCGTCGACGTATTCCGCGTACGTCCCCTCCACGGGCCAGACGACGGTGTTGAGCGTCGCGGTGAAGCGCCGGAGGTCGTCATCCGTCCATGTGAGACCGGCGTCGTGCGCCTCGACGAGGAACGCGAGCACTCCGTTCGCGTGCGCCACGTCCTGCCCGGGCGGCTCGTGCGAGCCCCACCTGTCACTCCAGAACCACGCGTCCGGGTGGAGGGGGTGGGGCACGAGCTGCGCGCGCAGGGAAGCGCTGAAGTTGGGCAGGCCCTGCTCGTTGATGTTGTCGAAGACGGCCTGGTAGGTGGGCCGCGCGGTGGCGTCCGCCGTCATGAGCGCCAGGTCCATGGCGATGAAGGCCCAGTGCGCGGCCATGTGCGTGCGGCTGCGGTAGATGAAGGCATCCGCTCCGCGCACGAACCACTTCTCGAAGATGTTCTTCTCGGTGAAGGCCAGCAGGCGCTCGTACTGCGAGCGATAGGCGGTGTTGTCGTAGAGCTCGGGCGTCTCGCGGATGACGCGCAGCAGGCGCGTGACGTAGCGCCAGCAGTAGCTCTCGTACAGCGGCACCTCCTGCCCCTCGGGGTCCGACAGGGTGGAAGCCCAGCCCAGGAAGCCGTCCTTGAACTGGCTCTGGGGGAGAGACAGGGAGACGCGGGCCGTGCCGACCAGGTTGTTGACGTAGAGCAGCGCGCGGTCGAGGTACACGGTCCGTCCGGTGGCCCGGTACATCGCGGTGTTGGCGTCGAGGCCATACGCGAGGCCGTAGAAGTCCCAGCTGTCCGTCGAGGTGCTCCGGGGCAGGGAGTCCGTCAGGTGCTCGCGCTCCCAGACGTTCAGGAACAGCCGCTCCCATGCATCCACGGTGCGCAGTCCGGGAGGCGCCGGAGGCACGAGCGTAGGCGGAAGGACGGGCGCCAGCGCGGGGGCCGAGGCGTTGGCCACGGTGAAGCTCGCGGTGGCCTCATCCGCGCGGAAGCCGGCGTCGCGGACGACCACTGTGAGGGAGTGGTCCCCGTCGGCGAACTGCCGCGTGTCGTAGAGCGTGGCCCTCCCGTCCCACGCCGTCCCCGCGAAGTCGAAGGGGGCGCGGAGGGCCAGGGACATCGGCGAGCGCTGCCGGGTGGGGGCGTCCAGGAAGAACTCCACCCGGGTGATGCCACTTCCCGGGCGGGGGGCCACGAAGATGGCGACGCTGCCCTGGAGGGTGCTCCCCGCGAGCGCCTGTGCCTCCTCACGGCCCGGGGAACGACTGACCTGGAGAGCGGAGGCATTGAACAGGCCTGGCCGCTCCCCGGTGGGCGTGGGCGCAGGGGGCTCCGCGTCGTCCGGCTCGCTCCGCTCCGCGGGGCTCTCGAGCCGCTTGTCGCCCTCACAGGAGCACGCTGGCAGGAGGACGAGCGACAGGACGAAGCACAAGGCGAGACCCCGGGGGCGCCGACCGCTCAATTTCGACATCCGGCCTGTCCTCGAGTCGGGCAACCGTCCCTCCCCTGGCCGGCTGCGGCCGTCATGGGTGATGCCACTCGGCATGTCGAGGGTAGCCGCGGCCGTGGACTTCCCCAATGGCGCCAGGGGACAGGCGCGCGCTCAGCACCGGACGCCATGCGAAGACATCGAGCCCCACCGAGGACCCGGTGGCTCACCACCGGGTCCTCCGCCAGTTCCACGTCACCGAGCCTCAGTGGAGCGGGACCTATCTCGCCGAGGTGTCCACTCGCCGCACCGGGGGGGAGGTCCACTCGCCGTCGAGCGCGCTCCGCTCCGGGACGTAGAGCCGCATGGCCATGTAGAACGCTCCATCAGGGGTTGGCAGCCAGTTCGGTTGCAACCCCTCGTTCGGGGCTTCTTTCTGGATGTAGAACGTGATTGAGCCGTCCTCCCCACGCACGAACGAGTCCAGCATCGGCGAGTTCAGCAGATAGCGATTGATGGGGTTGTCGACGAGCAGCTGGGTCTTGGCGTCATACATCGTGACGGACCAGAACGCCTTGGCCGGCGGGAGCTCGGTCAGGGTGAGCGTGTATTGACTTGTCGAGGCGTCGAGTATCTGCTCGTTCGCATCCACGTTGTACATGAAGTAGAGCGCTTCCTCCTCGGAGTTTCCGTAGATGCCGATCTTCGCCCCCGCGAAGCGGTACAGGTAGTTGTTGTTGAGGAAGTCCCTCGTGCCGAAGAAATCGCCGGTCTTCAGCTCGCCCGCGTCCACTTGTGCATTGATCGCGTCGAATGCCTGCCAGGCATCGGCGATGCCTCCTTCAAAGGCCGCCAGCATTTCGGGGCTCAGGTCGTTCACATCGAACGGCAGGCCGGCGCCAACGCCGATCCGAGCGAACCGCTCCATCAATCCCACCTCGGTGGGATTGGTGGGACAGAATTGGAGCATGAAATTGATGTTGCCGAACACCGCGGGTGTCTTGCCCGGGGCTCCGACGAGGGGTGCCGGCCACTCGATGGAGGGAGGGGGGGGCGGCGGCGGGGTGCCGAGAAACTGGCTCAGGGTCTGGACCTTGTACTGATTCTGGATTGCCTCGACGTTTGGCAGGTCGTTTGGATTGAAGAGTTGCGTGCGGACGACCACCAGGGCGAAATGGCTCTCGCTATAGGAGATGCCATCGAACCTGGACCTGTCCGCGCCCTCCCACGAAGGCCCCGCCAGCAGGAAGCTGCCGCCGTCGTTCCCGGTAGCCCGGGTGCCGATATAGCTGAAGNNNNNNNNNNNNNNNNNNNNNNNNNNNNNNNNNNNNNNNNNNNNNNNNNNNNNNNNNNNNNNNNNNNNNNNNNNNNNNNNNNNNNNNNNNNNNNNNNNNNGGCGAAATGGCTCTCGCTATAGGAGATGCCATCGAACCTGGACCTGTCCGCGCCCTCCCACGAAGGCCCCGCCAGCAGGAAGCTGCCGCCGTCGTTCCCGGTAGCCCGGGTGCCGATATAGCTGAAGTTGAAGGTGTAGAGATCGATCAACTGGAACGAGAAGTAGCGATCCTCCGGCGTCATGGGCGGAACGGTGAGCACCAGAGGCCCTGCCCTGAGATCGGCACAGATGAACGAGTAGGGGGTGTCGGAGTTCGGCGTCACGACGGCCGTGTCCTCCGGGGTGGCTACCCTGGGTACATTGCAGATCTGGTTGAACGGGGCCTTGTAGTTCGGATTCTCTGTATCAATGGAGTAGGCGTAGAGCGTGTTGTAATTCTCTGAGAGAGGCCATCCATACAGGTAGGCATCCTTGACAATGGCACGCGCTTCTTCGGGGGTGGCTGTGATAGGCATTATTTCCTCAAGTGGGGGTGAAACGTCCGCTGCCATAGGCAGGGGGGACCTCGCGTCCTCGGGATGCACAAGGGGCATCCAGGCCGGGCACATGTCACCGAGCCTCAGTGGAGCGGGACCTATCTCGCCGAGGTGTCCACTCGCCGCACCGGGGGAGGGGTCCACTCGCCGTCGAGTGCGCTCCGCTCCGGGACGTAGAGCCGCATGCCCATGTAGAACGCTCCATCAGGGGTTGGCAGCCAGTTCGGTTGCAACCCCTCGTTCGGAGCTTCTTTCTGGATGTAGAACGTGATTGAGTCGTCCTCCCCCCGCACGAACGAGTCCAGCATCGGCGAGTTCACCAGATAGCGATTGATGGGGTTGTCGACGAGCAGCTGGGTCTTGGCGTCATACATGGTGACGGACCAGAACGCCTTGGCCGGCGGGAGCTCGGTCAGGGTGAGCGTGTATTGACTTGTCGAGGCGTCGAGTTTCTGCTCGTTCGCATCCACGCTGTAAACCGGGTAGAGCGCTTCCTCCTTGGAGTTTCCGTAGATGCCGAGCTTCGCCCCCGCGAAGCGGTACAGGTAGTTGTTGTTGAGGAAGTCCCTCGTGCCGAAGAAATCGCTGGTCTTCAGCTCGCCCGCGTCCACTTGTGCATTGATCGCTTCGAATGCCTGCCAGGCATCGGCGATGCCTCCTTCAAAGGCCGCCAGCATTTCGGGGCTCAGGTCGTTCACATCGAACGGCAGGCCGGCGCCAACGCCGATCCGAGCGAACCGCTCCATCAAGCCCACCTCGGTGGGATTGGTGGGACAGAATTGGAGCATGAAATTGATGTTGCCGAACACCGCGGGTGTCTTGCCCGGGGCTCCGACGAGGGGGGCCGGCCACTTGATGGAGGGGGGGGAGGGCGGCGGCGGGGTGCCGAGAAACTGGCTCAGGGGCTGGACCTTGTACTGATTCTGGATTGCCTCGACGTTTGGCAGGTCGTTTGGATTGAAGAGCTGCGTGCGGACGGCCACGAAGGCGAAATGGCTCTCGCTATAGGAGATGCCATCGAACCTGGACCTGTCCGCGCCCTCCCACGAAGGCCCCGCCAGCAGGAAGCTGCCGCCGTCGTTCCCGGTAGCCCGGGTGCCGATATAGCTGAAGTTGAAGGTGTAGAGATCGATCAACTGGAACGAGAAGTAGCGATCCTCCGGCGTCATGGGCGGAGCGGTGAGCACCAGAG encodes the following:
- a CDS encoding vWA domain-containing protein; the protein is MKVTYTLSHPVLPLGTSSKVDVLVTFSAEADAASARRSLNLGLVIDRSGSMAGAPLKNAIQASHELVERMSPEDSLSIVTYDDTVATVLAPVKVTDKAAIGKVLSKVSAGGCTNLSGGWLKGVEHVKSQQSGERINRVLLLTDGRANAGIQDPEQLINMAREKSSAGIITTTLGFGANFNEDLLIGMANAGEGHFYYIQSPEDASGVFRIEMEGLGSLVAQNLEVVLKPAATVKVASVLNRYRFEARGQEVTVGLGDVYATEARQLAAELSVEASSAAGPVALATLMFRAQVVVDGSVREVTGEVPILAHLAPAAESAASAADKNVLAQTSRLRIARVKDQAIELADKGDLPSASRRLREVISELSLLLDKASYELSEEVEQLAHYAQRLESRTYDAVIRKELRDQSYQAGTRNRGDLALRGTAGGSADSLEAVSDAGGGIVLECVREGGKLRVHTVSPGHDTSFNVQFPRSAREEGVRYVVEKLETSGDGTFYRVVGNIKRLVVPGQERSAKSQGAAPASKGKPTASKVTASSAADLPTTTSVGTGVIIQCVKEGSKLRARVVSDGYDPDLNIRFPRDIREENVLYVVDEIITMANGSSYIACGDIRRLVQ
- a CDS encoding ricin-type beta-trefoil lectin domain protein; the protein is MSIHQGEAPARAFMTLSRKVLSTVALAGLLGGCGYAAEEPSRSSEESGWGAEPVLRTQKDSLYVLSTKIWLNRTIPVCWDNPDYSNAAQNTSRAWVRSVVEETWGRQADLTFTGWGQCGSFVGGIKIKIEDVAGSAPHTDGLGTDLGLWWNRLALNFTYVNWGQSCQGTLEKCTKAIAVHEFGHALGFAHEQARPDNVDPVTGTVRCNNLQPGGETQGDTILSPYDIDSIMNYCSPGYWNDYGKLSPLDIQAVQKVYGARPGSIVGIDGKCLDVGFGYPSNWTRTELYDCNMNSYPSQKWARQTNDSLRNTNSGRCLDSYYGGTANGTDTQIYDCNGGIGGQKWSFSNVAIGGFNGKCLDVVNGSTAAGAKTHLWDCHSGSSQKWTLTTGGDIRHSSGKCLEVTGGNSANNTTIQLWDCNGTAAQKWTLEAGGRVRGLASKCLDVYAANGGNGTSAVLYDCNGQTNQRWHLSGPILGGSGRCLDARNGSSANGTKTQLWDCNGTRAQVWNYFP
- a CDS encoding DUF3943 domain-containing protein, with amino-acid sequence MTRHLLGALAVVLLLLWGLGAQASPPADAPLAQPAPPRSCPDCEVEPRPWRAFGELMLTQAIPSSFNIIVQDAEWAKISPASWATNVENPWQWDNNQFINNQFSHPYHGSLYFNSARANGYNFWQSAPWAFGGSLMWELFAETWAPSPNDFWNTSLGGITLGETLWRLSSLVLDNRVTGRERVAREVGAAVINPVRGFNRLVDGHAWRVAENPAEFRPGRVFAMLDLGYGHTVGTTTDQVQSELGHAYFAGELVYGDPVSDLDGAPFSTFDLRLGLMSRQAEGTRRFTQLQSRGNLGAKQLRRSEGTEHQLAAFITYDFFASPSLEFGGQGFALGPVSRWGLPAGFRLEAELLATPMPISAVRSDYFVTEEGRDYDYGVGMGGRAELRASWANRALLRATGRYLWQPVLSGFNGDHQQLGLQLEGRFFVIGQVGLGAIFTWYQRDSRYDAFADVSQTGRQFRIFASLAGPRWTP
- a CDS encoding endonuclease/exonuclease/phosphatase family protein, which gives rise to MKNLRQALQRRRAFEQEVPPGPRVVPLWALLLLALQTACPLAENYTDETGPRYSGDYLPPGSAEEPSSVTVVTFNLAFAEQVSEAITALTRPPLAGADVIAMQEMDAPAVDRIASELGLAYVYYPASVHVDGDDFGNAVLSRWPITADSKINLPHDDPYHQRHRIAVVATLDLRGTPVQVVSVHNATPTVGLGGRLDQVETIIDAVDGTGPLQVIAGDFNTSDPGSLEQTVKLFSERGFQWASEGVGDTVDSIIGGLPLDSVFVRGLSPVERGVDTRPAGSDHFPVWVRFAWPP
- a CDS encoding FG-GAP repeat domain-containing protein, with translation MKSRMLALCLTGLLGQVGCGGSEGEATGVETPVGEAAQAIRGSRVSFNGDATSDLLWREQSTGNMLVWLMQGPSLAGTATMPALSPSLTVQAASDFGGPTPANDLVYQPATGVGGDNIRFLSDSFTVLGLAPIANLRPNASWYIAASGDFNVDGRTDLVVHNRDTGQYFYRYMNGSTSLGNSAISSRPLPWFIVGAADMNRDGRTDLIWRHRTSGQNEIAVMNNLSVLSTVALPTMPLGFYLGATADYSADAHVDLVWHNPSTGHVVLWWMGSTSVGSSATIGTMGSGCPTWFSQSSPPPSVYGCRYLVGPR
- a CDS encoding DUF1254 domain-containing protein, yielding FSYIGTRATGNDGGSFLLAGPSWEGADRSRFDGISYSESHFALVVVRTQLFNPNDLPNVEAIQNQYKVQTLSQFLGTPPPPPPPSIEWPAPLVGAPGKTPAVFGNINFMLQFCPTNPTEVGLMERFARIGVGAGLPFDVNDLSPEMLAAFEGGIADAWQAFDAINAQVDAGELKTGDFFGTRDFLNNNYLYRFAGAKIGIYGNSEEEALYFMYNVDANEQILDASTSQYTLTLTELPPAKAFWSVTMYDAKTQLLVDNPINRYLLNSPMLDSFVRGEDGSITFYIQKEAPNEGLQPNWLPTPDGAFYMAMRLYVPERSALDGEWTSPPVRRVDTSAR
- a CDS encoding DUF1254 domain-containing protein; translation: MPITATPEEARAIVKDAYLYGWPLSENYNTLYAYSIDTENPNYKAPFNQICNVPRVATPEDTAVVTPNSDTPYSFICADLRAGPLVLTVPPMTPEDRYFSFQLIDLYTFNFSYIGTRATGNDGGSFLLAGPSWEGADRSRFDGISYSESHFA